The Hippoglossus stenolepis isolate QCI-W04-F060 chromosome 1, HSTE1.2, whole genome shotgun sequence DNA segment GAACTTTAAACTGTTGTGAAAGAAACAgattaatataataaacacaTCATCATATAAAGTGTGATTGCATTCTCTTAACTTGCTCTCGCTGTAACCTTACATTTCCTCTATCGTTACAGAACAACTTGGACAAGCCTGTAACCTTGTCACATTGGAGTTTGAATATGATTCCTATGATCCAATATGTGTGATACACTGTAACAATGTGCTAATACTCCTGGACCTCAGTCATCAATAGTGGTAtttcatgagaaaaacaaaagaaaaacaaacagcttctCCAACTGTACAATACATTTTAGTGCTTTTTAAAATCCGACATGCGTCCATCAACGTAAGCTGTTAGAGATTGGAATGATTTGCATACGTCTACCTTCTAATGTAAACTATAGACAATGTTAATCTAGGCAGTACCTCAGTGTTAAAGCATGTTACCTCAAGGTTCAagcatgtatttttttttttctcaatacAACAGCCAGGTTAACCTTCCTGCTATTTACCATCTTTAAGTCAAGAacataaacagagaaaagaaaatcttaatGTAATTGCAGCAGCTTAATATATCAactaaacagacaaaaaaaaaatggatggaAGTATCTTGTATGTTTCAAAAATGTCCTCTCACTTGCTGGTCAAGAGGTAAAGTGTTTCAAAAAGGCATTTAAGGTCTTTAAAAAGTCTCTCTTCATTAAGCGATCGCCTTTGCCTCAGGCAGGAACGCCTCCCAAAACTTAATAAGCTGGAACAAAAAGACAAGAATAAAAAGCCTGTTAAAAGGTGTTGTGATAGTTAGACATTCAATACCtttcaataaatacaaattataaccAATAACCAATATCTAATCGCCATTAAAACAGCTGAGTAAATTATCTACATGTTGAATATAACTCTTGACATATATAAGTAAATGATTACCCGATGTTGAGAATGCAGCATGGCCTCCAGATATCGGACTATCTGGCTCTTGAAAtcctttgctttttctttctgaaaagacaaaagttttGTTACATCTCAATCTCCAAAGAAAAACCCAGCTGTAGGAATTACTGGAGAAAAGAGATCACAACTCAAATAGTATGAATAACTTTACCCTTTTAAACCAACCCGTTTTGGCCTATGCCCTTTATCGTGTTaattataatatacagtatattcaagTTTATTACATGAAgacatgaaagaaagaaagaaattaaagatGTTAACTGTACAGAACACACATTTTAGCCATGACAGTAGACAGTGTTATACCTCAAACCTGAGAACCTCCTTGCGTACTGTCATGCCAATCCTGTCAAAGTCTCTCTCGAACTGAGTGACCCTCGACTCCCACTGAAGACATGAGGAAAACACACCAGCTGCTTATTTAGAAGGGTTACAGACACACATTTCACAGCCTGACGTCCTTATCTAAAAACACAGGAATGCATCTAAtctgaaaacataaagaaaaaggaaacaatctCAGTCAAAATACACTTATGGTACTAGTCTAAATACAACAGGTACATAGACGCTGGAACAGGCTCCACTTGTGTCGAGTGGCCAGTTATTTATTAGCTGGATGGTCATAAAAGAGTTTAATACTCCCCTCGCGTGACTTTACACTTCTTTTACTGCCTGTAACTTCCCAGATAAACTTGTATGATTATCTGCTCTGctgtatttgacatttaaaacaatgtcaatGAAAGGGCCTTTGAGACTTGGGTGAGtccagcagaagcagcagcctGGTCAGTATGTTGGTTACCTCAGTGATCTCTTCTTTGGCCTGCTGCAGCTTGTCAGGCTTGTTGGCCCACAGCAGCTTGGCCTCGGACTCTCTCTTCTTCTGAAGCGTGCTCTGAGCCTCCTGCCATCTTTGCCACGCCCGCATTCGCTGGTCAAAACAGGCCTGAGGACAtccaaacatttaaattgtagGTGTTTCTCTCAAGTAGTAACTCAACACCAGACAATCCATCTTAACAAAGGCAGCATGCTTGCAATGAAACCGTAAACTAGTAGCATATTGGAAAATTGCAGAGTTCAGAAATGAAGTCGAGGTAATGCAAAATTGCAGAACTGAGTTTCAGCTTGAGTTAAAACAATGAAAGCTTGCATAACTGCCACTTAATGCTATTTCCCCCGTTTCACATTCTTTTCCATTATTAAAGTACAGATCCTTCTGTCAGGTTATCCTGATccttttttctacattttgatatttcataCATAAATAGCAATGCTATGATTTGGGTTCATTAGATTTTGgtgatttaaaacattaaatattttgtacaaTCATGCTGGTATTTGGAAGTATTCCACCTTTATTTGTCCAGCCCTTGCTGCTTCTTAAGAATATTGATATTATCTTTGCTGCTTGTTTTTGTCTATCTACCATTCAGCAGCTGTCAGCTTACCCGCACAGTACCCAGCAGGCGGATGTAGTCGGCCAGCAGCTCTGCAAAGATGAAGAAGTCACTGGCTGCCTGCTCCTGATGCAGCTGCTCCATCttgtcctccacctctgccaGCTGGGACAGGGCCCGGGACAGGGCTGTGTTGTCCTCAGAGTTCCCCAGCATGGCCATACTTTTGGCGAATACTGCTGTGTTCCCACACAGCTCTGGTGTTgagggaggaaacaaaaaatgtattcagtgtcCTTGTTTCACCCTAAAATACATCAGCagcactttattaaaaaaatgggACAAAGATGAGTCAAGAAGGGCAGAGGCAGCTCACCCTTCCTGTGATTGACCAGGGAGTCGACCACGGCATGAAGCTTCCTCAACTGCTGCTCCTCATTCTCCACCTCCTGGAACTTGTCCTCAAACCACTGAGACACGACACAAAGAAGacaatataaaagaaagaaaacaacttcatcatgTCTACAATAGAAGGCCTGTTTTATTCGTCCTATATTTCAAGTATGGCTGTTACAATACCACCATATACTgtgattaaaatataataatcatgCTAATATCTTTCCAAAATTAGTATGATTTAAATTCAGACAATAACAGTCTTTTCTTATTTGCCTCTGATCACTCAATATTCCTCTAAACAGAAACAATCATATCATTCAGTAATGATATGAAGGTAACTAACAACGTCCGATATGAATTGTACTttgataaacaacaaaaagtgtAAAACACTTCATCCAGAGTCCCCTTACAGTGTCGGACTCATTCATCTTGATGGTCATCTTGTTGACAGCATCTGATGCCTTGCTGATCATTTTGAGGAAGCCAGCTCCGCTCAGCGCCTGGGTGTTCACAGCCCTGGGAAGCTgacaacacacaccaacacacacacatagcaccTGAGACACTTTGGCAATATGTCATTCTCAAGAATcaataatgtaaaatacagaaatttatgtttttttatgatgtTGAAGATTTAGTCAATTGGAGATGTAGTCATTGGCCAACATCCTACTAGTAGAAAAtctttttatataattaaaataccCACATCTTCTCTCTCCAAGAACGCACGGACATCAGGATCTTGTATTAACGATGGGTGACAGACGATTCTCTGAAGATATCTGAAAGAAACATAGTGGTGGTAATGTGAAGTTAATCAAAAGTCGTATTGCCTTAAAATGACCACACACAATATTCACATAAAACAACAGGCCTGGCTGAACTTTAATTGAAGGACGGTGTGAAGGATCAGATCCTCACCTCTCCAGAgctgctcttcttctctccacaaACTCGCCTGATGACGGATCATCCATTCCCACCTTCATCTTGGTCATTCCTGTTGGTAGAAATGACGtcacaaaaaggacaaaaagtgCTAAACATATAGACAGTAACGGAAAAAGGTAAAGTAACTGGGCACACACCTACAACATTTTTCTCGGGTGGTGGTGGAATGATGCAACCATGGTGCGACTGCTTGACTGACAGCTTCTCATAAAGACCCAGGAAGTCACTAAATCGCCTCCTCACAGAGAAGGTTTTACTACTGAACATGGCCAAGGAAGTCTGATGAAAGACAGGGGGCAAAGAGTATCCAGATTAAATAATGCATAGAAACACAagtgaacatttaaatatattagcAGTTTTTGGAGTTATTCAAAAtcacacaaagtaaacacaagCTTGACTACGCACCCTGGTGGACACTTTGTAGGCCACATACGCATTCATGCCATCCCCTAGAGCACAACATAAGACATTGACAATGAGGATTAATACGATTTTTGTGGtgctttccaaataatatctgAACACAGTCAAAGTTCAGATAGTATTTTGAGATAGTATAAAAATAAGGGACTTACCAACTTTCTCAGGGTTGGTGACAGCAACATCCAAATCAAAACTatcctctgcttcttcctcctcgaGCTGCGATTAAAGAGAAGATTGGTGATACAATTCAAACTCTGCAGATACAACTCAAACTGAATTGTTCCTCTGGCCTGTACCTGCTCCATGGAGGTGGCCTGCATGGGTGCAGGGCTCTGAGCGACCGAGGAGGCAGGACAAGGgccagaggaagtggagagttCCTTCCTTCCAGAGCTACCAGACTTGTCTGTGCTCAGCTCCACGTGTGCATCTGGAGAAAGAAACGCTTTTAGATTCATGTATGTTTCCCtttatacaaaaagaaaagaaaaacagatgagtGGAGCATACGACAGTCAGGATcaaacacactacacactatGTCATACTGAAGAACCACATCTACTTCGTCCAGAAAAGTGTTCTGGTTACTGAATTAGTCACTGTGGGAAATCCACAGTTTGCAATACAActttatatttgatatatatatatatatatatatatatatataacttggGGTTAGGTCTGCCCATGGCTGTAGGTTATTTGCAGATACACATAGCAGACACTTGTGTGAATCATGTTGAATGTTTTAAAGCCTGCCCCGGGTCTTGACTGGTAAACTAAACAGGAATCATGTGTGTGAAAATCTGTGGAATGCCCTATtaagattttaattaaaacagcCTGAGCATGACCAAGGCTCAAAATAAACCATGACACGAGACTTTGAATTCTTTTAAGAGCCTGTAAACGCTGGGGTGTAGAAATTGAATGTATTGTATGTATAAATGGTTTCCTAACCAGCAAACAGGTCGTTGTCATCATCAGAGTGAACTCCGTTGGCTTTGGTATTAGTGTTGCTGGCCTGCTCTTCACTGAACAGATCCGGAGGCTGTTCACCGACACAGTCTGGCTGAGAAACTCCTCGACTCACAGCCACAGGGTTACTCTGCACACAGGAAGGACACGAGTTTGGAATGAGCCacagaaacaccacagagaGGCGCTGACTTTAGATGAGCACTTAGGGCATCCTGTCTGCTGACTGTCATGACCTttcagagacacagacagtggtggaaagtaacttAACACATTCGGATGCGTGATATGGACAAAACTTACACCAAGGAGAAATGTTGATATCTATAATATCATGGTTTAtgcaatattattatttcttttaagtttaaagacaaaTTTTTCCTCCTGAATGAAGGTGCTTATGGTGCTTACACAATGAATAAGCATTATATCGATACATATTGGAGTTTTCTTATATTacaatttatgttttattgcccagccctatgAGTACATTTAATCAAGTACTATCCTTGAGAACAACTTAGAATTTTCTTTGCATTACTGTTTTTCTAGGGGAAGTATTGTACATTTTATCTCACAGCTTCAGCTACTATGAGgattttacttaaataaaagtCAGTTTATAGAATACAACACATTGTTAAAGTCACTCCTTACTTTCTCCTCTCCATGTTCCAGATGACTATCAGTTGCCAGAAGGGAACTTTCCCCCTAAACCTCTCacatggtttcatttaaataagcattttaattaatttttcaCAAAGAGCGTGACAGAAATCTGAACAGTTGATACGGATTTGTGTAACAGAAATTATAATATTCTACAGAGGTATCTTGTGACCCTTTAGGGGCCCGACTCTGAGGTTAGGGACCAACTCACTATACTTGGTAGGTAGCTGTATACAAAGAGGTTAAACCCAGCTGCACCTCCAGCAGCTACAACAGTAACAATACACTAAAACAATTCATAATGTCCTATATAACGATTCATCAATACCAGGGGACATTAACCTGCAGACTTAGTGATTTGGCTGTTGATATGTACACATGTAttgtcagattttatttgatAAACTCACTGCTTTCCCTTGTACAATGACAATACGTGCTTTTCTATTCTAATCTGTTCTGTGTGTACTTAAGTGGTGTTGTGTATCCAGGTCGTGTACTTATACCCACTGGGGATGTAAACACTGGGTCATGACAGCTGCAGGTTAGTCCAACTACATCTAATTGAATCAAAACAGGCCCAAGAAGCTTCCAGCAAAGCTCCAACTTCACGGTCACGAGTCCAGCCTCAGTCTCGAACTGCTCACGGACACTAACTCAGGCTAAACCCGCTGAAACTCCCGCTGCTCGGACATGAAACCGcacatctctccctcctgtcagCGGGGGTTGGTGCCGCGGCGGCTGCGGGTCACATCAGATAAAGAGGCGGACTCCCGGGCTCGGACTCCCGGGTTCCCTCACTCCACATcgaaccaccaccaccacagcccGGGCTGGGACAAACATGGCCGAGCCGTGGACCTACGTTATTGACGAAGATGTCCTCTCCTTCGTCGCTGTCGGTGGCCCCGGCTTCTGGCTCCTCGGCCgcggggagaggaggaggactccGGTCTGAGCTGGCCGCCATACTGCCTGTTGTTGTGGAGGGGCTGACGTAGGCCGGAAGTGGTAAACTGGGAGGGGGCGGTCGGCTGCAGCGACCCCTGCAGGTGAGCGAGTGGTACTGCAGGCCAGACCCTCAGATACAGTGCATGgatatttggatctgcaacaaattgctCTGCTCACAATCTACTTCAAATTGTACATATCTATCGTCCATATATAAAACACTGCACTGTTTTCtgcactaaccctaaccctcataCTATTTGCATTATTTCTAAAGgaactttttgcacatttgtgtccTCTGCACATCACAATATGTCCTTAAATGATTATGACTGctcgtgcaatcatcctgtgccactgcactttacttcaTAACGTTTCTATACAAGCCACTACAGTGAAAGGTCTATATAATTTACATacttaattaacattttttatacCTCATTCCgatctgcctgctgctgtaacaactggaTTTAcccggtgtgtggatcaataaagttttatcttatatTGCGCATCCCTTTCTAATGTTTACAACATATAGCACAATCCTTTTTCTAGTGtccataatatttttatattgttttttatt contains these protein-coding regions:
- the LOC118112203 gene encoding sorting nexin-1, with translation MAASSDRSPPPLPAAEEPEAGATDSDEGEDIFVNNSNPVAVSRGVSQPDCVGEQPPDLFSEEQASNTNTKANGVHSDDDNDLFADAHVELSTDKSGSSGRKELSTSSGPCPASSVAQSPAPMQATSMEQLEEEEAEDSFDLDVAVTNPEKVGDGMNAYVAYKVSTRTSLAMFSSKTFSVRRRFSDFLGLYEKLSVKQSHHGCIIPPPPEKNVVGMTKMKVGMDDPSSGEFVERRRAALERYLQRIVCHPSLIQDPDVRAFLEREDLPRAVNTQALSGAGFLKMISKASDAVNKMTIKMNESDTWFEDKFQEVENEEQQLRKLHAVVDSLVNHRKELCGNTAVFAKSMAMLGNSEDNTALSRALSQLAEVEDKMEQLHQEQAASDFFIFAELLADYIRLLGTVRACFDQRMRAWQRWQEAQSTLQKKRESEAKLLWANKPDKLQQAKEEITEWESRVTQFERDFDRIGMTVRKEVLRFEKEKAKDFKSQIVRYLEAMLHSQHRLIKFWEAFLPEAKAIA